The genomic interval AGTACAATTTGAAGAGAAAACAATGATGGATTGATGAATGGCATGATAAGTGTGCTAACAAAACCGGTTCCCACGACAGCTCATAAAGAgctcataaaaaaaatccaaggcaCTTTTACATATGTCCTTACAGTACAGGATAGCGACAGGACCATGGTCGTCATCAAGTTCGTTCTCAAGCAGCTTCTGGGGCAGACCTGCACCCGTCGGTCTCACCGACCCAGAACTCTCATATACTGCGGGGTCCTCGTCCTTTTTGTGGTGTCCATCCACCAAATAGGAGAGGTAAGTTTACTGCGGAAAACGTCATAATGTCATTGTGCTGTGATAGTTTCATAGCTAGGAACCGTAGAATCGTCTAATCTATGTATATTTTGAACTCGTTGGAACTCTGGTACTCTGTGTACACTTGTAGTATCACACCTGTTCAAAACCAAAGAAATGGAAGTAGTCCAACTTCCATTCTGTGGTGTACCGTACTTCCAAAATAAGATGATCATTTATCTGTGTTTATTTAGAGATGAGTGCATTACCAATTGACAATGTAAAGTCATTAAAATATAGAACAATATCTTAAACTTGTTGTCATATAGCACTAATTATTCTGATTCGTACAGAAATTGGAAAAGCAGAGTCTGGATCAGTCTCGCCACACGGTATTTGACATTGACAACAACACCAAGGAATGCAAATCGTTCCACAGCAGGTGAGTGAGGCTCAAACTGCAGAGCAACACCTTCACTGTGCCAAACTCCTTACGTGGCATTCAGGGGCAAAATAACGAAAGAAAAAGATGATGAACATCTGACATTATGGATTTCTCTGTATCAAAAGCCAAGCCACATAAAGAAGTTGAACATACATGCATTGAGATACGTTGTTGAAGTTCATTGGTTTAATGCAAACCAACCCATGAGAGATGCTCATGTTATTCTTTTCTCTTGCAGAAACTGTACGCCAATGCCCATCGATCTGGTGTACACGTGGGTGAACGGTACAGACGAGACCCTGCTGAGGAATCTTTTAGTGGCCAAACAGCAGCTGGCGGAGGAAGAAAACGCTAAGAGGTGGGTGTAGGCCATTGACAGCTATTGACTGATTGCTTGGAAGGAACTACAACTGAACAAATACCTGGTGTTCAGTCACGGCATTACTCCTTTCACACGCTGAGGCGATCAACAAGGCGGAAATAAAGCTCATTCTAAAAGGTCCGACTCCAACCGACACATTAACCGAATCCATTTTTCCAGAAAGAAAaagttcaattaaaaaaattcaacgaatccgttccagaaagccagaaattttaacacatttttgtagttacacagtagatgcagaaaataatttctaaacatttaaggttacatttaacttcattgaagatgtgatgTTTGACCTGGttgaaaacaggaaggtggtggtggttgatctcgctgccacattgtgtctttgggaacagtcacatgttcaatgaaggtaaaagtgaccttgtaatgtttatttatcGCTTTCCTTCATTCATATGCATTTGGAATGGTTTCATGCCTGTAAAACTATTCAAATATGCtctgtgttaatatttttgacacTGATGACATCGTAGgatgttttattataaaaaaaacaaaaacataaagaacaCTGTTCGATTCCTGCAATGTACGTATTAACAACAGAACAAGACGGGCACCATATGAAGaggacgctaactgaggttccacacTGTAGTGTGAGTAAGCGAGTAAATGTTTCCCCCcaggcactccggtttcctcccacattccaaaaccatgctaggttaattgaggactacaaattgttcataggtatgaatgtgagtgttaatggttgcttgtctatatgtgccctgtgattgtgtaccccgcctctcgcccaaagacagctgggataggctccagcttactaCCTATGACCCTAACCAAGACAAACAGTATAAAGTGGTTGTTTTTCCGCTAAAAAAGAAACCAGGAGTTAAGATGCTTTTCAATGAATAACAGCAGTATTAGCTTTTTACGTCTCGTTCATTTGTTTTCCAGAAAGAAGCCACAATGTCCGCTGTCTAACTGCATTTCAGCACCCATGCTGGTGCTCGATCCCGCCCTGCCGGCCAGGTTCGATGTGAAAGAGTTGTCCATAATCGCACCCTCCCTCTCGCTCGCAAAGGCGCTGATGGAGTTCAATAAATCATCCCAAACATCTGAAGCCGTCTCCGTGGTCATCTTCCACTCACAGATTGACGGTGAAGAGCTAAACTTGTTTCAAATTGCGACTGCATATATGAGGTTTTTGGCTTGTCAAAAACAAATAGTTTACTGTATCACGTTACTGTCTTTCAGCTGAAAAGGCACTGACAGACATGCTCAATCAAAACAAGCCATTCTCCATTACCAAGTGTTACCTGGTGAGTTatgttttatgcttttttttttttttttttggccctcaCTGATGAtcttatgggcggcacggtggtctaggggttagcgcgcagacctcacagctaggagaccagggttcaatcccaccctcgggcatctctgtgtggagtttgcatgttctccccatgcatgcgtgggttttctctgggtactccggtttcctcccacattccaaaaacatgctaggttaattggcgactccaaattgtccataggtatgaatgtgcgtgtgaatggttgtttgtctatatgtgattggctggcgaccagtctagggtgtaccccgccttacgcccgaagacagctgggataggctccagcacccccgcgaccctcgtgaggaaaagcggtataaaatgaatgaatgatgatctTATGCGTGCTTTTTCCAGACCACAAACAAAGATCCTCCGGATGTAATCCAAATTCAGACTGTGGCCTACCTGACCGGCTTCGTAGGCTCCTTTAAAACATCAGAGGAGCTGCGAGACAAATTACCTGCCGTCATCACCAACAACATCAATGGGGTAAAGCTGCTCGTCCAGTTAGTTTACTCTGTGGCAATAATTCCACTCTATTAAAACTTCTATTCTAAAAGTTTAAACTGTTCAATTTTAAGATGTAAGACCATTGATGTGTTTCTCAGTTTGAGTTGTACAGCGAGGCCCGTATCGCTCTGCTCCACTTCAGAAGTTCACAAAACTTGACTGATCTCCTTGAGGAGGCAAAACAGGGAAAAGAGAAAATGACACTGGATGGGAAGGAGCTGGTCATCAGTCCTGTGTACTTATTCTGGGACCTGAGTGCCATCGTCAAGGTTCTACACCACTCCAAACTATCACTATGGAATGATCACAGTACATCTttgacaataattttttttttgttctcagtTTGTGCAGATGCAGCCCGTCCCTACAAAAAAAGAGACCAGAGATTTTCTCACAGCCAATCGCTTCGAGGACAATGATGCACTCCGACATTCTCTGCGCTCTGTGGAGAAATTCGCTCCCTGGGTGCGACACATCTTTGTCGTCACTAACGGACAGATTCCTTTCTGGCTCGACCTGAGCAATCCTAGACTTTCAATTGTCACACATAAGGTAAAATCTCACTCTCACTGGCACACATAGTCAAAATGTCGGGGAATGATTTGTGGAACAGGTATCTCTTGTGAATTGCAGGAAATCTTTCTGAACCACAGTCACCTCCCCACCTTCAGCTCACGCGCCATCGAGAGCCACCTCCACCGCATTCCGGGACTGTCACAGAAGTTTCTTTACCTAAACGACGACATGATGCTTGGCAAAGACATCTGGTTGGATGACTTCTACACCTCATCAGATGTGCAGAAAGTAATCACAATAGAACTCAATCATCAGACAACCTCATAGAAACGCGCTTTGCCATAGGAGCATCCCCAAAATAACACTTTCCTCCAGGGTATATTTCCAAAGATTATACTTGTATCctttaggctccagcatagccctgcaatcctaatgaggataagcagtatagaaaatggatggatttaccTTGACggacagacattcattcattcacaattACATTATTTCAACAGCTCAGCGACATAAATGCTTTACGATTTCTCCGCAGGTTTATGTCACCACGACTGTTCTCCCTTGTGCCCGCAACTGCCCAGGGACCTTGATCGAGAACGGGAAGTGTAATCCCAATTGCAATAACGCTGCCTGTGATTGGGATGGCGGAGACTGCAAAGGTAAAGAGATGTACAATGGCATTGTACTTTTGTATCATttacttttaaatatgttcTTTTATTTATAGCAAAACAGAGGTCTAGACGCAATGTTGGTTTATGGGGGGGCTCTACAACTATTGGTGGTGAGCTTCCTCAAGCCAACACGCCCGAGGCCACCAACCAAAAGCAAACGCTTCCACTAAAACTACCAATCTTGTCGTTGGATGAGAGTGAGGACAAAGGCGGCCCCAACGTGAAAGCGTCTGGTACTGATAAAGCTGAAGATGCTGAAGATCTACAGAGAGTGCTATTGTTTGAGAGCAATAGTGCCGCCATTGGCCGGAAGCTGCTAAGCAGTTTCAGCGAATCGCTACGCTTCGTTGACAGGCTGTACAACCGCAAGTTTGGCATCAAAAGCCGAAAATCTCCTGCACACACACCCCATTTGTTTGACAAGTCAATCATACAAGAGCTAAAAGACACGTGAGTTCCAACAAGTTGTGACAAAGGCCAACGAAGGGCTGAGTGCTGAGTCTGCCTCGTTCTTCCTCTTGAAGATTCCCAAAAGAGTTTGAGAGGACCTCCAGCAACAAATTACGTCACTCCGATGACATGCAGATGTCCTTTTCCTACTATTACTTCCTGATGAACGTCGTACACAAGGTCGACGTTGCAGAGGCGTTTGACACGGCTGACAAAGATCACTCTGGCATTCTGTCCAATAGTGAGTTTCAAGATTTCGGCACTGGAATCCAAAAGCAGCTGATCAATCCTGCGGTTGGTGTGGCCTCCAAACTTGGATCAAGAATCAATTCAGTTGATTGTGACATCAGTTTCTTTCTGTGGTTCCTGATAGAACTTTGAAGATTTGAAGAAGGAGTTGATCACCTGCTGTGAAACACTTCCATCAGAAGTCACTGGTATTATTCAGGTGAAACCCTGTCAGGTGACCGACCATGACGAAGACATGGTGAGCCGTGTACGCTTCAATGTCGAAGCAAAAGAAGCAAGTTTTGTGCACATTTTGGATGACGGTTCTATGGTTTCTTCGACAGCCTCCCATCACGAAAAGCCTAGTCCTGAACTGTAAACCTGTCACCGATCGCATTTACAAAGGCACGATGTACAAGTGAGACCTCCACTAATAACGTGTTAAGCAAACCTCCATGCTGCTGCTAATAATTCACCTGTCCTGCAGATATCAAGTCATGGGGCAGCAGGACACACATTACAAGTATATTACCAACAACATCGCCAACGCCGGTCGTGAGTTTAAAGATGTTCTGACCCATCCCAAGTGAGAAGAACTCTTGtaagtctgaaaaaaaaacattacattgaGCCCTCTTCAGATATCT from Doryrhamphus excisus isolate RoL2022-K1 chromosome 23, RoL_Dexc_1.0, whole genome shotgun sequence carries:
- the LOC131110641 gene encoding N-acetylglucosamine-1-phosphotransferase subunits alpha/beta-like isoform X1 codes for the protein MNGMISVLTKPVPTTAHKELIKKIQGTFTYVLTVQDSDRTMVVIKFVLKQLLGQTCTRRSHRPRTLIYCGVLVLFVVSIHQIGEKLEKQSLDQSRHTVFDIDNNTKECKSFHSRNCTPMPIDLVYTWVNGTDETLLRNLLVAKQQLAEEENAKRKKPQCPLSNCISAPMLVLDPALPARFDVKELSIIAPSLSLAKALMEFNKSSQTSEAVSVVIFHSQIDAEKALTDMLNQNKPFSITKCYLTTNKDPPDVIQIQTVAYLTGFVGSFKTSEELRDKLPAVITNNINGFELYSEARIALLHFRSSQNLTDLLEEAKQGKEKMTLDGKELVISPVYLFWDLSAIVKFVQMQPVPTKKETRDFLTANRFEDNDALRHSLRSVEKFAPWVRHIFVVTNGQIPFWLDLSNPRLSIVTHKEIFLNHSHLPTFSSRAIESHLHRIPGLSQKFLYLNDDMMLGKDIWLDDFYTSSDVQKVYVTTTVLPCARNCPGTLIENGKCNPNCNNAACDWDGGDCKAKQRSRRNVGLWGGSTTIGGELPQANTPEATNQKQTLPLKLPILSLDESEDKGGPNVKASGTDKAEDAEDLQRVLLFESNSAAIGRKLLSSFSESLRFVDRLYNRKFGIKSRKSPAHTPHLFDKSIIQELKDTFPKEFERTSSNKLRHSDDMQMSFSYYYFLMNVVHKVDVAEAFDTADKDHSGILSNSEFQDFGTGIQKQLINPANFEDLKKELITCCETLPSEVTGIIQVKPCQVTDHDEDMPPITKSLVLNCKPVTDRIYKGTMYKYQVMGQQDTHYKYITNNIANAGREFKDVLTHPKKFICINDGIDHTVSASKEVKAKLAKFYQDMFPQPSTFELPKTKSNRILYRDELWEWQAYQEKLRFYKYCTIGALVVLILKFLFQKVRNPHVC
- the LOC131110641 gene encoding N-acetylglucosamine-1-phosphotransferase subunits alpha/beta-like isoform X2; protein product: MNGMISVLTKPVPTTAHKELIKKIQGTFTYVLTVQDSDRTMVVIKFVLKQLLGQTCTRRSHRPRTLIYCGVLVLFVVSIHQIGEKLEKQSLDQSRHTVFDIDNNTKECKSFHSRNCTPMPIDLVYTWVNGTDETLLRNLLVAKQQLAEEENAKRKKPQCPLSNCISAPMLVLDPALPARFDVKELSIIAPSLSLAKALMEFNKSSQTSEAVSVVIFHSQIDAEKALTDMLNQNKPFSITKCYLTTNKDPPDVIQIQTVAYLTGFVGSFKTSEELRDKLPAVITNNINGFELYSEARIALLHFRSSQNLTDLLEEAKQGKEKMTLDGKELVISPVYLFWDLSAIVKFVQMQPVPTKKETRDFLTANRFEDNDALRHSLRSVEKFAPWVRHIFVVTNGQIPFWLDLSNPRLSIVTHKEIFLNHSHLPTFSSRAIESHLHRIPGLSQKFLYLNDDMMLGKDIWLDDFYTSSDVQKVYVTTTVLPCARNCPGTLIENGKCNPNCNNAACDWDGGDCKAKQRSRRNVGLWGGSTTIGGELPQANTPEATNQKQTLPLKLPILSLDESEDKGGPNVKASGTDKAEDAEDLQRVLLFESNSAAIGRKLLSSFSESLRFVDRLYNRKFGIKSRKSPAHTPHLFDKSIIQELKDTFPKEFERTSSNKLRHSDDMQMSFSYYYFLMNVVHKVDVAEAFDTADKDHSGILSNSEFQDFGTGIQKQLINPANFEDLKKELITCCETLPSEVTGIIQVKPCQVTDHDEDMPPITKSLVLNCKPVTDRIYKGTMYKYQVMGQQDTHYKYITNNIANAGREFKDVLTHPKKFICINDGIDHTVSASKEVKAKLAKFYQDMFPQPSTFELPKTKSNRILYRDELWEWQAYQEKLRFYKYCTIGALVVLILKFLFQKPS
- the LOC131110641 gene encoding N-acetylglucosamine-1-phosphotransferase subunits alpha/beta-like isoform X3; protein product: MNGMISVLTKPVPTTAHKELIKKIQGTFTYVLTVQDSDRTMVVIKFVLKQLLGQTCTRRSHRPRTLIYCGVLVLFVVSIHQIGEKLEKQSLDQSRHTVFDIDNNTKECKSFHSRNCTPMPIDLVYTWVNGTDETLLRNLLVAKQQLAEEENAKRKKPQCPLSNCISAPMLVLDPALPARFDVKELSIIAPSLSLAKALMEFNKSSQTSEAVSVVIFHSQIDAEKALTDMLNQNKPFSITKCYLTTNKDPPDVIQIQTVAYLTGFVGSFKTSEELRDKLPAVITNNINGFELYSEARIALLHFRSSQNLTDLLEEAKQGKEKMTLDGKELVISPVYLFWDLSAIVKFVQMQPVPTKKETRDFLTANRFEDNDALRHSLRSVEKFAPWVRHIFVVTNGQIPFWLDLSNPRLSIVTHKEIFLNHSHLPTFSSRAIESHLHRIPGLSQKFLYLNDDMMLGKDIWLDDFYTSSDVQKVYVTTTVLPCARNCPGTLIENGKCNPNCNNAACDWDGGDCKAKQRSRRNVGLWGGSTTIGGELPQANTPEATNQKQTLPLKLPILSLDESEDKGGPNVKASGTDKAEDAEDLQRVLLFESNSAAIGRKLLSSFSESLRFVDRLYNRKFGIKSRKSPAHTPHLFDKSIIQELKDTFPKEFERTSSNKLRHSDDMQMSFSYYYFLMNVVHKVDVAEAFDTADKDHSGILSNSEFQDFGTGIQKQLINPANFEDLKKELITCCETLPSEVTGIIQVKPCQVTDHDEDMPPITKSLVLNCKPVTDRIYKGTMYKYQVMGQQDTHYKYITNNIANAGREFKDVLTHPKKFICINDGIDHTVSASKEVKAKLAKFYQDMFPQPSTFELPKTKSNRILYRDELWEWQAYQEKLRFYKYCTIGALVVLILKFLFQKV